In Vitis vinifera cultivar Pinot Noir 40024 chromosome 4, ASM3070453v1, the genomic window TGCGCTCATAGAGAAGAAATGAGTTGCTCTTGAACCGTAAAATTGGTGGAGAAACATGTCCATAAGGGCCAGAAGAAGAAAAGTGAGTTTTAGTGATTAGAGTTTTGGAGGGCTTTGGGAAGTGTATGAGATCAAGGGGCTTCGAGAGGTTGTGTATCATCTTCAATTCATCAGTTTTCTTCACTCTACTGTTTGCTCCCTTACGCTCGAAATGCTTCCTTTTATCTTCCAAGCCGGACTCGTTCTGGTAGGGATTATCAAAACGGTGACGTTTCAATGTTTCATATTTGGAAGCCCAACACCGCTCAGCTTTCCATTGAGATGCTTATAAATAGTATTCCGACCAATGGTTAAAAAGATCTCTTCATACGTGGCAATGATTGGttggataaaataaaatacaatatatatatatatcctaacATATAATACGACATCCTtatcaattattatatttaatgagatatattatgatatatttatatttaatttatgaaataaataaaaattaatattgatatgttatattatgtttatatttagtttatgaaatatatattaatttttttatttttaaaataaaaattatattatatttcaatattttcaattttaaaaaataaaataaaatttctcttaATTACACAATATTTGtgattaaaatctttaaaatttataaataaaatttttttatattattttatttaatatatattaagtaATAACAATCATAGTTAATTTAAAGTCCGTtagatagtgattttaaaaagcatttttaatatttccaatatttaaaaaaatttattattcaagtattaaaaatgttagaaacacttcttaaaatcattttcaaacgCACTTTTATTTAAGTCGTTGCTAAGATCAGGGATGAGCTAAATATTTGTTAATCAATGAGCTTGGTTTACATACATTGAATATCACACTATCACCACTAAAAATACATTCACTCCTCGCCTTCACTTAATTTTATCTGTTTTCAAGTTTCCAGTACGTACTAATCTATTAAGACTCACTCATAATCCACGGTAAACAGTCCACATGCCACAAAGTTCAACTACTACAATAAGCTTGGCAAGAGTCCTACCCACTGCTCTAGATTTTCCTCTTGCTCTTCCAATACCGTCATCCAGTTTTTCTCACAACTGGAAAATGAGCAAAGAATAGCACCACTTGAAGGATATCTGCATGATCTTCCATTGGCAAAATCCTTCTGATCAAGGATCTATAAATGGACAACAAGATTCAAGCATGACAAAAGATAAAACATCCAGATGAATCCTATAATCAGCTCCAGCCAGGACAAGTTCTCTTCAAGCTTTGGACACCTTTATGAAACATTTACAAGCTTTGCACGTCCAGTTTTCTGATCCACTTCAACTCGGAGACCAAGTCCAGCAATTTCAGGCACATCAACAGATCCCTGAAGCTCCAATTCAGCTACCACCCGTTGGTTCTCTACATTGCCTTCTAATAAATTCCTTACACACCATATGCCCCATTCCCTCAAAAATTGATTCTCTTCATCAGTTACACACTGTTGTAATAGTAAAAGTATTCCATTCCTCTCTCTGATTTCATTTTGTACATGCTTCCTTCTGTATGCGCAATTGCCAATGACAGCAACAAGATCCCTCCGAAACCCTCTGTAAGGATAGTGCTTGGGTGAATAAGAAGCTGCTCCATCTTGGTTCTCACCTTGTTTGATGGCTTTCCTAATTATTGCAGGGGGTTCAAGGTCACGAAGCAAACATAAAAGCAGTTCTAAAAGCCCCGATGATACAAGCAAGTCAACAACATCCACTGATCCATGCTCATTAGAGCTTTTCTGAGCATCCCGAGCACAGATCTCTTTCAAAATGGTAAGTGAATATTTAAGAACATTAATAGCATTGGATCCTGCAGAAAATCCAGATTTGCATGTAGAGACAGAATCAAGAACCCCAGCAGATTTCTTCAATATTCCAAGAACACACAATGCAACATCACTGGATACAGTCATCTTATTGATTTGCTCATTTAAGATCTCTGCCACAATATCCATAAGAAATGCTTGTTCTGATGCAAAAACATCGACTTTAAATTCTATACTTTCATAATTGCCAGAAGTACCAACTGGGCATAATTTAGAGAACAACATAGGAAAATGGGATTCTTCTAAACAAATTCTGGAAAGAAGCAACTTCAGCCAATCTTCTTCAAAACCAACTGGCAACACTCAAAAGTAGGGTTGAAACATTTAGTGTTTGTTCTGTTGTTAAGTCTAAGTACCaatatgtaattaaaattagccAAAAATAATCACAAGCAAAAAACAAATCCAGGTTTACCTGTTGAAGCAGTTCGTACAATTTCTGCCAGAATAGGCAATCCTTGATCTCCGCAGATCTCTGTAATGAATTCATGACTCTGATCAAAACAAGTATATATAACCATACACAATGGATCACTAGTTTCCAGTGTCCGGACTCTTGCAATCTCAAGAAACCCAGCTGGAAAGAAGTGATGCCAAACAGCACGCTGATGTCTTTCTCCAGCCAATGAAACATTTCCCAAAAGCTGTAACCCCATGCGGATAATCCCATAATCTGAATCAGAATCAAGCCCTACAAAGCTCAACAAAATAGTTGAAACTGCTTTGACTCCATTCTGTTCAATAAACAAATTTTGATTTGTCATTTCTCCCGCACATAGGTTTCTGAGAAGCTTTAAAGACAGCAATAGAATATCATGACCTGAAGGATAAGAGAGGGATTGACTAAGCTGAAGGACAACTGGAAGGATATTCTTGGAACCCAGGTCCAGGCGACCACCAGGGGTCTTTGAAGCTTCTATAAGAAGTTCTAGTGTCTCATCCAGGGTGGATGAGTTTGAAACAGAGAATAATGGCTGAAGGATATTTTCTGGTAGAGAGAACTTTAACATTGCATCCTCcattacttaaaataaaaaaggtaatgAAGATAAGAGAAATTGCATAAACTAATAGCTGCAACAAGGCAATGTCTGGTCAATACCAATTAGATACTTGGGTTACAATCACTTCCAATATAAATAACTATGGTGACACCACCGAGCCCCTGATTAAAGTTGACCctgcacaaaaacaaaaacactaaATTCTTAGAAAACAATGCCACAAGAACCTGAGACACGAAGAGGCAATTTACCTGTCTAAGCCTGCCTCATTTCTTGGAAATCTTAGTTAATCCAAAATTCATCCAAATCCAATCAAATTCCCAAATGATAATTAAGATGTTAGTGTATGATATGCATTGtgggcccaaatcctacaaacttaagcttttaaaaaaatcagtTGTTTAACATAGTATTAGAGCCTCGTTTGAAGGGAATTATGTGTTCAAACCACACCGCAAATTTATTTCCTCAATTTACTGCTTTATTTCCATGATTTATTAAACCCACATGTAAGCTCAAAGGAGGCTACATGTGAGGGAGGGTGTTAGAGTGCAAGATATACATTGTGGAttcaaatcctacaagcttaagcttttgggaaaattggttgtctaaCATAAGATGTCAAAGGTTCACAACTATGTCATTTTtcagaaaatcaaattttttaaccAATAATGTCACATcttaaaggaatttaaaataaaaaatctaaaactagCCTAAATTCATTAGTGAAGCTCTGCAAATTGAATAGAAATCAATGCAATCCTGAATTAGATTAAAGCAAGATGAGTTGCAGCCAAAGTTCGCCCATtgtgaaataattaaattttcaaaggaagattttttttttttccccttttcattTACATGTCTTTCCTCTCTTGTGTACTCCCTTGGTAGATATGATTCAAGTTAAATGAAGGTACAGAGACATGGAGAAGGCCGCTAAGGTCACCAAGTAAAAACATGAATAGAAATGAACAATAGGATTCGTGAGTAGGACTGGCATCCCAAGATGAAAGGACAAGCTTGAATTATGGCAGAACCTATTCCTACATTTTCATTTCTGAAATGCtaaatgcaaataaataaataaaaatgctaGCAGTGGATCTTTATCTTGGAGATGATTCTCCAGTACCCctatggaaattttttttttttgaaataataataataataatgtgaaGAATAAAAATCCCAAAATTAAAGACAAATAAACAGCAATGAGACAACAACCATATCAAACGGGCTCTAAATAACAAGATATCACCAAACAAAGtttttcttccttaaaaaagaaatggaCCGGCAACACTTGaactcaaaaaccctaaacagAGCAATTGCATATGTGAATCAGAATAGAGAATGAGGGTTTTAGAGAAAGAAGTACTGGGAAATGAGACTCGACTGCTCTATTGAAAAATAGATCTAAAAGTGTTAAGGCTTGGAAGTAATTCCTGTAAAAACATTTGAGGATTTACAGATTTTATTGATACTTGATAGCACTTGTTAATATCACTCAATGAAAccatttcattttctcataCTTTCATCCTAACCAAACAATCCTAAAACCCAAACCCTAACTAACATTTCAAGACAACCGGGCattagaaaaaaaggaaaagaaaaacaagaaaagaacaGAGCGTTACCTTCGATCAGATCAACGATGTCGAATGAAAGTGGAGCGCCTTTCCTACTTCGTAGTCGCGGATGGAGAGCGGTGGAGGAGGAGAATGAAAGAGAGGTATGAGTGAAAGGGGAAGGGAGGCATGGGAATCACCTGGGGGCATTTTTGGagtatttcaaaatatttgaagtgttttaaaaaaaaaaaaaaaactctctagTCATCCactaaaaatcacttttaagtcTTTTTCGaaatttttagaatagttttttaaaattttaaaacgtttttcaaacaccttattttcatcccaaaacacttttaaaaatcactatcaaatgaatTCTTAAAGTGATTTGActgtaattctaaaaaatatttttaatttttttaacacttaaaaatttttatttttcaaatattagaaatattaaaaatatttctcaaaatcactactaaatatattataaatctttatatctttaaaataacatataaaaataatttattaacccTAAATATATTCAtcattttccttctactttttcctctttatattccTTCTCTAGCATTTTctcttgaattttttgaaactaaagataaccttaatttttataaaaatttaatttgagtaacaaaatttttagcaaaaataatttataattttaaatgcctggaaaggttttttttttttaaaataatgtagaaatttaaaaaaagtcaaTATTAGCAAAATTAAACCTACAAATAaaactttaagaaaaaaaaatcatctgtTTATCAACATTggcaacaattattttttttcttgatattttattCTACATTTTGTATATTCATGGACTTTTTGACCATTAGTTTTAACAATCTTTATTTAATGCCTTATTCTATCCCCTTTGtttttctatatccaatttgttTCTTACGTTATTGACATATTATATTTTCGTATCTCATTTCTTTCACTTAGACAATATTTGATTCcagaaaaatttgaaagaaaatacaagcaaaaaaaaaaaaaaaaggagaaaataaaaaataaatttcagtaaataaattatttttatatgttacttcaaactcatttaacttattttaattgttttatatatagattaaacaatttgaaaatacaattttcctaactaattttaattatatttatttatttatatatttaccaTATTACAACTAAACTCAAGAAgaccatttttcattttcatttttttccttcttcagtACTTTctataaccaaacataaccttattattttatataatatatttttactttcaacttttaagttatgtttggttctcagaaagttttgaaggaaaatgcaaagaaaagtaactagagaagaaaaatgaaaggaaagaaaaaatagatttaacgttaataaatttttttatatattactttatactttttttcacatatttaaatcttttgtataaagattaaataatttaaaaatatacaaatttcttaataattttcattatatcttactttttcgtatttttcatagtaaaattaaatatgagaaaataatttttcttccattGTGTTTGGTTTctggaaaatattaagaaaataaaaaaaaaatgaaggaaagtgattttttcatatttggttgtcttatgaaaaaatatcaaagaaaataaaatataattaaaaactagttaaaacttatatgtttttaaattatttaatctttatatcgataagttaaaataaataaaataaatttaaaataataaaataataataatttattgaattttaatctattttttattttttttctacttttcatttgtatttttttctcttgtattttccctcaaatttttcagaaatcaaacatagtcttaatattttcttttcctagtaCTTTTTGAGACTCAAACATAGtcttagttttttaaaaaaaatggaaaaacaaaaaccacttggtttaaaattctttaacttTGGCATTTTGCCATAAGATCTAGTTTATTATCATtatagtttttagaaaaatcacttTAGTTATGCTAAAAGAAGAGTCAATTGTAGCCTAAATTTTTGAGTGTGTGATAAACTAAGATTTCAAAAACATTACGGCTTTTAGGTTATGCTTGGTTCTCGGAAAGTGctaagggaagaaaaaaaaatgttaaaaaaattattttatgatatttaattttactatatgaaatataaaagaaaatttaatataattaaaattagttaaaaatttataaattttaaaattgtttgatgtttaatgaaagaaaataagtgaaataaatttgaacaacaaaataaaaataatttattgattttgaatctctttattattttccttaattttttctttctttccacttttcctttctattttcttttcctcacattttctctcaatttttatggaaccaaacataattttagtAGAAATTCTATTTTGacttatgcaaaaaaaaaaaacttttataatataaatattattctttaaaaatagtGGCTTTTAACTTCAACTTCAAGCtaaaaaatttcccaaataAGGTCTACCTCTAATTACAtgcttttctttgaatttttgctaattttcttgattttcttattaagCAAATGAACTCCAAATTAACACTTAAAGTGTGTtagttttttgagtttttttactgaaagcaatttactttcaaattttattgtttgtttttctactttttcataatttattataaaatttttggctgaatagaaaaaaataaaatagtagttttttcttactttttaatacttaataaaaataaaatattataataacaaaTGACCTTAtttttaacactattaagtactatttagttttaagttccatttaaaattaagtaaaaaaaaaacaaacaaacattatcaatacattaataaaattaatgtattattatttattttaaaaaaaaagagtttaacAATAGTAGCGTATGaatgtattaaaaaagaaaaaataaacaacattcTCACTTTTACGGACAAACAAGCTTACATAAGTCAGttgatttgtaaatttaaaGTATAATCGATGTCTTCATTGGTATATAACGATGGATATACGAATTACACCCATGGAATCCTTTAACATAAGCTATTCTAAAGCATGATATTTCAAATAtgcttttatattatttaaattaaattagatttgTGATATATCGTATTGATTAGGAGAAAAAGTTTATAGCACCATACATATAATGACCTcctttaaaatgtgttttaaagttaCGAAGGTTTGTTAAATACATCTACAACTAGTCAACTAGTCATATCAAAACTTGGTTGCTTGAGGTTAATTTTGTCATTTCAAATGTttaaagctatttttttttataaattaaagagtcTCATTACAATAAAAGAATACCTGCATTGAATTGAAAAACACCTACTTTCTCACTTTTAAAACTCTTTATTTAAGTACATTGAATTCTAATTTGTAGATCTCATTAATGCACCTTTCAAATCCATCCTAATTTCTTGTGTATTGTAAGCTATAATTGTTCTAGGATTGGAAGCATTGAAATCTTCTCTTCTTATTAGTTTCGATTGAAAAGACTTCAAGTTAATGGAATACATAAAAGGGTTTGTGAAAATCCTTTAGAACCAAATTATCCAAATATAAAAAGGTTGAAGACTTCGATCTTAAGGTATTATTAATAGTGAAACCCTTACTTGGAAAGGATCTTAAGgagagtaaataaaattaacaccTAATTCATTCCTTCTTGTGGGTGATTTTTTTAAACTTCATTAGTCCGAAAAAATGGTATAGTTCTTTCGATCATGGTGAGTGACATCTACTTATCAAAAAATGACATAGTCACATCAACCAAAGTATAGTCTTAGTGACCCTTCATGGTCAAAGTTAAAAAGGGATGATTATTGCATTATAAGTTCCAAATAGACTCGGATGAGTTCGAGCGTTGAAAGTGAGTTCGAGCGGATGTGAATCATCCATGTAGAGAAAAGTAGAGAAATTGGAATTTGATAGACATTTTCATTCATGTAAATGTCCTAGACTGAACTACCTTTTCGTCCAGTCTACAGATCAAGAGGTTTCTTGAGAATCAATGacaaaaaatataagtttatgGAATATCGgatgtttagtttttaaaagaataaaaaatgtcatctaaatttaaagaaaaccaTGAAGTGAAACCCACaatatatttagataaaaagATTTATTCTCATTGCTAAAAGACAATTCAAGCAAAATAATGAGCAGGAAATGCAATGACTTTTTCATTCCCATCATATATTCCAACCTGCCAAACACCAACacattttccttctctttaatAGTTTAGGGCTATCCATGAAATTCAGTTGATAGCAAATGAAACAGCTGTGTATTCAAGCATGTGTACACAGAATTGGATGCTTTCCAGAAATTCACAGCTCAATAGCTCAAGGTTTCCCAAATTATGAACAGACTAATACTTCTTTTCCCCAAGGATTTTATCATGCAACCCCCCTCCCAtcgaaatgaaataaattagaagCCTAAATAACAAAAAGGTGGGGGAAGGAGAGAAGAAAGAAGTAACAGAGAGTTTGCCATTTTGCTTGAGATTCCTACTCAGAGCCTCAATATAGCTTACCCCAGAACTGAATACAAATCAGGCTAAGTGAGGTCTGATCAAGGGATTCACAGAGCTGCTCCAGAAGAACTGCATGGTGGTGTTGACTGTGTCTCTCATCTAATGTTTCTTTGAACTACATATACACTCTGGGTATGGATTTTCATAGAAGGATTCCT contains:
- the LOC100264428 gene encoding uncharacterized protein LOC100264428, with translation MEDAMLKFSLPENILQPLFSVSNSSTLDETLELLIEASKTPGGRLDLGSKNILPVVLQLSQSLSYPSGHDILLLSLKLLRNLCAGEMTNQNLFIEQNGVKAVSTILLSFVGLDSDSDYGIIRMGLQLLGNVSLAGERHQRAVWHHFFPAGFLEIARVRTLETSDPLCMVIYTCFDQSHEFITEICGDQGLPILAEIVRTASTVGFEEDWLKLLLSRICLEESHFPMLFSKLCPVGTSGNYESIEFKVDVFASEQAFLMDIVAEILNEQINKMTVSSDVALCVLGILKKSAGVLDSVSTCKSGFSAGSNAINVLKYSLTILKEICARDAQKSSNEHGSVDVVDLLVSSGLLELLLCLLRDLEPPAIIRKAIKQGENQDGAASYSPKHYPYRGFRRDLVAVIGNCAYRRKHVQNEIRERNGILLLLQQCVTDEENQFLREWGIWCVRNLLEGNVENQRVVAELELQGSVDVPEIAGLGLRVEVDQKTGRAKLVNVS